From a single Chitinophaga sp. Cy-1792 genomic region:
- a CDS encoding DUF2264 domain-containing protein, which translates to MNRRKFLQAVPLAGIASTLSTEKGFASDLAATAAAKPASDRDYNVQLLLRISNPVINALSEGKLKAQMPTEKGPDYAKPVDKVTYLEAFGRTMSGLAPWLNLPADNTPEGIQRARLLAATHAAMDHATNPGSPDFMNFTGKFDSQPLVDGAFLALGLLRGKDQIWGKLPASVQQQTITALKELRSIRAYTNNWVLFSAIIEAFLLQVDAGWDRQPVDFAVQKMMDWYKGDSMYGDGTKFHFDYYNAFVMHPMLTETLRVMAEKNVGSKEQYELAHARMQRYGVILERQISPEGTFPVVGRSMPYRSGAFQPLAMLALQEQLPKEINPAQVRSALTAVNKRIYEAPGTFDKDGWLQIGFCGHQPEIAEGYISTGSLYLCTNSFLPLGLPAAHSFWTAPAADWTAKMAYSGGKIRRDHAIDN; encoded by the coding sequence GTGAACAGAAGAAAGTTTTTACAGGCCGTACCCCTTGCCGGTATCGCTTCTACATTATCCACTGAAAAAGGTTTTGCCAGCGACCTCGCCGCAACAGCTGCTGCCAAACCCGCCAGCGACAGAGATTATAACGTACAGTTACTTTTGCGTATATCCAATCCCGTTATAAATGCACTGAGCGAAGGGAAACTGAAGGCACAGATGCCAACAGAAAAGGGGCCTGATTATGCAAAGCCGGTAGATAAAGTAACCTACCTCGAAGCCTTCGGTCGTACGATGTCAGGGCTGGCGCCATGGCTCAACCTCCCTGCAGACAATACACCTGAAGGTATTCAAAGAGCAAGGCTGTTAGCAGCTACACATGCCGCCATGGACCATGCTACTAATCCCGGCTCGCCCGACTTCATGAACTTTACCGGTAAATTCGACTCGCAGCCCCTGGTGGACGGCGCTTTCCTGGCGCTGGGTTTACTTCGTGGCAAAGACCAGATATGGGGAAAACTGCCAGCATCCGTTCAGCAGCAAACGATTACTGCCTTGAAGGAGCTACGCAGCATCAGGGCTTATACCAATAACTGGGTACTGTTTTCTGCCATCATTGAAGCATTTCTGTTGCAGGTAGATGCCGGCTGGGACAGGCAACCAGTAGATTTTGCGGTGCAGAAAATGATGGACTGGTATAAAGGAGATAGCATGTACGGCGATGGTACTAAATTTCACTTCGATTATTACAATGCCTTCGTAATGCATCCCATGCTCACAGAAACCCTGCGTGTAATGGCAGAGAAGAACGTGGGCAGCAAAGAGCAATACGAACTCGCACATGCGCGTATGCAACGCTATGGCGTTATATTGGAAAGACAGATATCGCCGGAAGGCACCTTTCCGGTAGTGGGGCGCTCCATGCCTTACCGCAGTGGCGCTTTTCAGCCGCTGGCCATGCTGGCACTACAGGAACAATTACCAAAGGAAATCAATCCGGCACAGGTAAGGTCCGCACTAACGGCAGTGAATAAACGAATTTATGAAGCGCCAGGTACATTTGATAAAGATGGCTGGTTACAGATAGGTTTCTGTGGTCATCAGCCGGAGATCGCCGAAGGATATATTTCTACCGGTAGTCTGTACCTTTGCACCAATAGCTTCCTGCCACTGGGATTACCGGCAGCACATAGCTTCTGGACAGCACCTGCTGCCGACTGGACGGCCAAAATGGCTTACAGTGGCGGCAAAATACGACGTGACCACGCAATAGATAATTAA
- a CDS encoding S9 family peptidase, whose translation MSRYCLKLLFVVFFFCSCSHQEKTIQNRLFSQSNAVERITHWNITTSFYADTAAVSKGRYMDSNYLSIAGVDENNIELNIFNKLPGIFTSKKIKWETDTNSYPLIQLLNDTARRPAVKYLLTTLYSNQDTNVVLLVNAAQALRVHLNNKLMYALPFKKSQAKFYEDYIPVHLNKGENTLMVKVGVHDFSSSIPHWHFSAAIATADYARENYAREYAFDILKKSCIPAGSAAGIYIGPYIGDTTVHYILRDDSGLIIQQAGLNKLATDTLTGYATLPLADSLQEKLISLEVQTSKGTLKQDFYYGDFKDYFKRLSADYEEIAGSVGSDRDRINLDAAFGRLSYLLKTFVTGDFSTVRYWDRNRIQFAKELSGYFRRCKANPGKQVPYEGFIHGFRSGLDTSLQYYLFHADTKMMKRGQKVPLLVIMPFPTNNDAPLLKSWFISNYDQLSWDSRLADENGFAVMWVNLRGNPGVNAISYHDLTECIKDASATCNIDTTAIFVLGNSAAATKTLVHAVRRPNLIAGCALVNPVLDRPVASDSLPHDHLETTDLLGNLYNSHVFIKCSIGDEKVPVDRIKSFYDDYKRNFNSSSLLIAKEGSHLSAPRDYYRDVFVYFKNKYRALHPAEIRFSTYSTQYNSSGWLSVHDLRPHSQGTINARLTGDTLLIHSNNIGKVTIRVQDLPISSEKVYIKLNSNPVFSCIKSNRKDVDLVIESIKENESHTPEEVFCKPVLLVYGIEAGNLEAIFSQNWRRKYFSSCPKKLDTNVTAADLQHYNLLLLGDVNNNKIIKQLAEKKVLSVANRIVTFNGFSFPEKNLSYLTLVSPFNTVNKCQLLYTSECTDVLPVRDISNENVYTFRSFRKEGEKYVLEQSGMF comes from the coding sequence ATGTCCCGTTATTGTTTGAAACTACTTTTTGTAGTGTTCTTTTTTTGCAGTTGTTCACATCAGGAAAAAACTATCCAAAACAGACTTTTCTCCCAATCAAATGCTGTTGAACGCATCACTCACTGGAATATAACCACTTCATTTTATGCTGATACCGCTGCCGTTTCAAAAGGCAGGTACATGGATTCCAATTATCTCTCCATAGCCGGTGTTGATGAGAATAATATTGAACTTAATATCTTTAACAAACTTCCTGGAATATTTACAAGTAAAAAGATAAAGTGGGAGACTGATACTAATTCTTATCCACTGATACAGCTACTGAATGACACCGCCAGAAGACCTGCTGTAAAATACCTCCTGACAACGTTATATTCAAACCAGGATACCAATGTGGTATTACTCGTCAATGCGGCTCAGGCACTCCGGGTTCATCTGAATAATAAATTGATGTACGCACTTCCATTTAAAAAAAGCCAGGCTAAATTTTATGAAGACTATATTCCTGTTCATTTGAATAAAGGAGAAAATACGCTGATGGTTAAGGTCGGTGTTCATGATTTTTCTTCTTCCATCCCGCACTGGCATTTTAGCGCCGCTATTGCAACAGCAGACTACGCCCGGGAAAATTATGCCAGAGAATATGCATTTGATATTTTGAAGAAATCATGTATTCCCGCAGGATCAGCTGCTGGTATTTACATAGGACCATATATTGGTGATACTACCGTACATTATATACTAAGAGATGATTCGGGTCTTATTATTCAACAGGCGGGGTTAAACAAACTGGCTACAGATACGCTGACAGGATATGCAACATTGCCGCTGGCAGACAGTCTCCAGGAAAAGTTAATCAGTCTTGAGGTGCAAACTTCGAAAGGTACACTTAAGCAGGATTTTTATTATGGAGATTTCAAAGATTATTTTAAGAGATTGTCAGCTGATTATGAAGAAATTGCAGGTAGTGTCGGCTCTGACAGGGATCGTATAAACCTGGATGCCGCCTTCGGAAGGCTTTCATATTTATTGAAGACTTTTGTAACAGGTGATTTTTCTACGGTCAGGTACTGGGATCGTAATCGCATACAGTTTGCGAAGGAATTATCAGGCTATTTCAGGAGGTGTAAAGCTAATCCAGGCAAACAGGTTCCATACGAAGGATTTATCCATGGATTCAGGTCAGGACTGGATACGAGCTTGCAATACTATCTTTTTCATGCTGATACAAAGATGATGAAGCGAGGCCAAAAAGTTCCGTTGTTGGTTATTATGCCCTTTCCCACCAATAATGATGCGCCATTGCTTAAAAGCTGGTTTATATCCAATTATGATCAGCTGTCCTGGGATTCGCGTCTGGCCGATGAAAACGGTTTTGCGGTGATGTGGGTTAATCTCCGTGGAAATCCTGGTGTGAATGCTATAAGCTACCATGACCTAACAGAATGTATTAAAGATGCAAGTGCAACCTGTAACATAGATACAACAGCCATATTTGTGCTAGGTAATAGTGCCGCCGCCACCAAAACGCTGGTACATGCTGTACGAAGGCCTAATCTGATCGCCGGCTGTGCATTGGTTAATCCCGTTTTGGATCGACCTGTTGCTTCAGACTCTTTGCCACATGATCATTTAGAGACCACTGATTTGTTAGGGAATCTCTATAACAGTCATGTATTTATCAAATGTAGCATAGGAGATGAGAAGGTGCCGGTAGATAGAATAAAATCTTTTTATGATGATTATAAACGCAATTTTAATTCTTCCTCACTACTGATTGCAAAAGAAGGCAGCCATCTTAGTGCCCCCAGAGATTATTACCGTGATGTGTTTGTTTACTTTAAAAATAAATATAGGGCATTACATCCTGCAGAAATCAGATTTTCAACATACTCGACCCAGTATAACAGCAGTGGATGGCTGTCAGTGCACGATCTCAGGCCGCATTCCCAGGGAACTATAAATGCCCGGTTAACTGGTGATACATTGCTTATCCATAGCAATAATATTGGTAAAGTGACAATACGTGTTCAGGATTTACCAATATCTAGTGAAAAAGTTTACATTAAATTGAATAGCAATCCGGTATTCTCGTGTATTAAAAGTAATCGTAAAGACGTTGACCTGGTAATTGAGTCAATTAAAGAGAATGAGTCTCATACGCCAGAGGAAGTGTTTTGTAAACCGGTTTTGTTGGTATATGGTATTGAGGCTGGAAATCTTGAGGCCATATTCTCTCAAAACTGGCGACGTAAATATTTTTCTTCCTGCCCAAAAAAGTTAGATACAAACGTTACTGCTGCTGATCTTCAGCATTACAATCTTTTATTACTGGGAGATGTCAACAATAACAAGATAATAAAGCAATTGGCAGAGAAGAAGGTACTATCAGTTGCTAACAGGATAGTAACTTTCAATGGGTTTTCCTTTCCTGAAAAGAACCTTAGTTACCTTACTTTAGTTAGTCCCTTTAATACAGTTAATAAATGTCAGTTATTATATACGAGTGAGTGTACAGATGTACTGCCAGTCAGGGATATCTCAAATGAAAATGTGTATACGTTCAGGTCTTTCAGGAAGGAAGGGGAGAAATATGTACTGGAGCAGTCAGGTATGTTCTAG
- a CDS encoding outer membrane beta-barrel protein, producing the protein MKYLVFSFLAISLILNCIIVEGQVKNSSTNIGSIKGAVKDSTQNFVLSSATVAVYNLSDTTLIQFTIPNNFGEFTISALPLDIPLQLVISHIGYKSLTYIFTLDKNRTIINTGTLYIHQFTAEDKGGRLQEVQITALAPVRMNGDTLEFNADAFRLDTAATTEDLIRRLPGFTIWGDGDITFNGKKINAVTVDGKPFMGGSITSVTQNLPKNAVNKLQVYQQANEKNPLDSTMFANIILKEDKKSGYFGKAAAGLGTDKRYAADVMLSGYNKKLQSSLVAATNNINKLADNVDLLFKSSAFKSDGINVDYQSNFNMNGLNKPVMAGARFQYDFVPQVAFQTTNRLKWDYFLNNNTNQTLETGRGITFLGPDSTITRDFHNNSFSNTTKHAFNAQYEKSTEYNVLKISGTANALNDNKTAENNSIISRTADGIISSSHTMTDTHNNSWDINLGMDYTKRQNPYDKKRVSKAFSFSYFFKTAGKYGNSKNVSDFTSTTSPTANMTFDRLYSRLNESGFAHTFNIIYPGLKPLIFGRNTNLAGITMSAITQVLLQNQVNDDIVLDRDLLKGDYTINNYLSNHRKAYRQDFTPGLSFTRTIMRGLTNRYGRYAYIEVNVKNKFFKYRNEGAQNIQNFNYAYSTFVPDASFTYTDHQYGNYELKSNLNYNRNVNFPDANKIAPLTDSSNTTYIYKGNPGLKPEYETKISASQELITRKSKNPFSAVLAFNYLSIKDKMIDSLVYDSLGRQVIYAANHDGYRNIVVTGTLKKAIEKLTKTYEINGRYILTFVKYPQFINGTMNLSNGVNQSEVLGLSFRVRDFLNFSLEEGIDFYATVQQGYKSNTFKSFNQHAKFAGSIQFPVNVIWNSNITYNKNSSNNTTPIYYTIWNASVAYRFLPANKGEIKISALDLLHENKGIINNINGNTQFFTVNNVLRQYFMITLSYYPRKFGK; encoded by the coding sequence TTGAAATATCTCGTATTTTCTTTTCTGGCTATCAGTTTAATATTAAACTGCATTATAGTTGAAGGTCAAGTCAAAAATTCCAGTACAAATATTGGCAGTATTAAAGGTGCTGTTAAAGATTCCACACAGAATTTCGTCCTTTCCAGTGCAACCGTTGCCGTATATAATCTGTCCGATACAACACTGATACAATTCACCATTCCTAATAATTTTGGTGAGTTTACCATTAGTGCATTACCCCTGGATATTCCTTTACAACTGGTAATATCTCATATCGGCTATAAAAGCCTGACATATATATTTACTCTGGATAAAAATCGTACAATTATTAATACAGGTACACTTTATATCCATCAGTTTACTGCTGAAGATAAAGGAGGCAGATTACAGGAAGTACAGATAACAGCACTTGCTCCTGTCAGAATGAATGGTGACACGCTGGAATTTAATGCTGATGCATTCCGGCTTGATACTGCTGCCACAACTGAAGATCTGATTCGCCGTTTGCCAGGCTTTACCATATGGGGCGACGGCGATATAACTTTTAATGGCAAAAAAATTAATGCAGTAACAGTAGATGGCAAGCCTTTTATGGGAGGATCTATTACCAGCGTCACCCAAAACCTGCCCAAAAATGCAGTGAATAAGCTACAGGTATATCAACAGGCAAACGAAAAAAATCCGCTGGATTCAACCATGTTTGCCAATATCATCCTGAAAGAAGATAAAAAGTCCGGATACTTTGGAAAAGCCGCCGCCGGACTCGGAACCGATAAACGATATGCTGCTGATGTCATGCTAAGTGGCTATAACAAAAAGTTACAATCAAGCCTTGTAGCAGCCACCAACAATATAAATAAGCTGGCCGATAACGTAGACCTACTATTTAAAAGTAGCGCATTTAAATCTGATGGAATCAATGTTGACTATCAATCAAATTTTAATATGAATGGTCTTAACAAACCAGTAATGGCCGGCGCCCGGTTTCAATATGATTTCGTTCCGCAGGTAGCCTTTCAAACGACTAACAGGCTCAAATGGGACTATTTTCTGAATAACAATACTAATCAAACACTGGAAACAGGTCGGGGAATAACGTTCCTGGGGCCAGATTCCACCATAACCCGAGACTTTCACAATAACAGTTTTTCCAATACTACCAAACACGCGTTCAATGCACAATATGAGAAAAGCACGGAATATAATGTACTTAAAATCTCAGGTACTGCCAATGCACTGAACGACAACAAAACCGCTGAAAACAATAGCATAATTAGCAGAACCGCTGATGGAATCATCAGCAGCAGTCATACAATGACCGATACCCACAATAACTCCTGGGACATAAACCTGGGAATGGATTACACCAAACGTCAGAATCCATATGATAAAAAAAGAGTCTCCAAGGCATTTAGCTTTAGCTATTTTTTTAAAACTGCCGGCAAATATGGTAATAGTAAAAATGTAAGCGACTTCACTTCTACTACCTCTCCAACGGCTAATATGACCTTTGACAGACTCTATTCCCGCCTGAATGAATCTGGATTCGCACATACCTTTAATATCATTTACCCCGGACTCAAACCGCTCATCTTTGGAAGAAACACCAACCTTGCTGGCATTACGATGAGTGCTATTACGCAAGTATTATTACAGAACCAGGTAAATGACGACATAGTACTGGACCGCGACCTCCTCAAAGGCGACTATACGATCAACAACTATTTATCCAACCACAGAAAGGCATACCGGCAGGATTTCACACCAGGGTTATCCTTCACCAGGACAATTATGAGAGGCCTTACCAATAGGTATGGCCGGTATGCATATATCGAAGTAAATGTTAAAAATAAATTCTTTAAATATAGAAACGAGGGGGCCCAAAACATTCAAAACTTTAACTACGCTTATTCCACTTTTGTTCCAGATGCATCTTTTACCTATACGGATCATCAGTACGGGAACTATGAATTAAAATCAAATTTAAACTATAACAGGAATGTGAACTTCCCCGATGCGAATAAAATAGCACCGTTAACAGACAGTTCCAACACCACCTACATTTATAAGGGAAACCCTGGTTTGAAACCGGAATATGAAACAAAAATCTCTGCCAGCCAGGAATTAATTACCCGTAAATCAAAAAATCCATTTTCTGCAGTACTGGCTTTTAACTACCTCTCCATCAAAGACAAAATGATTGACAGCCTGGTATATGACAGTTTGGGCAGGCAGGTTATTTATGCAGCTAATCACGACGGATACCGTAATATAGTTGTTACGGGAACATTGAAAAAGGCTATAGAAAAATTAACTAAGACCTATGAAATCAATGGGCGTTATATACTCACTTTTGTGAAATACCCGCAATTTATCAATGGCACTATGAATTTATCCAATGGCGTCAATCAATCAGAAGTTCTTGGATTAAGTTTCCGTGTACGTGATTTCCTAAACTTTTCACTGGAAGAAGGCATCGATTTTTACGCTACCGTACAACAAGGATATAAAAGTAATACGTTTAAAAGCTTCAACCAGCATGCTAAGTTTGCAGGATCAATTCAATTTCCAGTAAACGTAATCTGGAACAGCAATATAACCTATAACAAAAATAGCTCAAACAACACGACTCCCATTTATTACACCATTTGGAATGCCAGCGTAGCATATCGCTTTCTTCCTGCAAACAAGGGCGAAATAAAAATATCTGCACTTGACCTGTTACACGAAAATAAAGGCATCATTAATAATATTAATGGGAACACCCAGTTTTTCACAGTCAATAATGTACTCCGGCAATATTTTATGATTACGCTCTCCTATTATCCAAGGAAATTTGGTAAATAA
- a CDS encoding HTH domain-containing protein: MLPLIIERLSAIDYLITHKKTGTPLELSKKLRVSERSARQYITCLRQLGAPIAFSRTYKSYYYKEEGYFNFQFTLTALSEDGSLKQLN; encoded by the coding sequence ATGTTGCCACTAATTATTGAGAGGCTATCGGCAATCGACTATCTTATTACCCATAAAAAAACCGGTACACCGCTTGAACTATCAAAAAAACTCAGGGTTTCAGAACGCTCGGCCAGACAATACATTACGTGTTTAAGGCAACTGGGAGCCCCTATTGCTTTCAGCAGGACCTATAAAAGCTATTACTATAAAGAGGAAGGGTATTTTAATTTCCAATTTACACTTACTGCTCTCAGTGAAGATGGAAGTCTGAAACAACTCAATTAA
- a CDS encoding 6-bladed beta-propeller, whose product MNISKCRLIALLALVLSFSKTVFSQEVTKIRIDPASAYGGNVNDFFEKIEYIPLETNKESLFGDISRLIITDKSYIVYDWDTKSILFFATDGKFISRFKESENTQLDIFLDKQKEVVNLLIYNTVTEKTTLKLFTTDGKAIPASSKKAVDNNGEDFVPLGNNYYASFTNIHLGHGVVPKDSIYHRINIFKGDNLYKSLLPINQKDNLGICMLKGYFKKLRIVQDGSFFIALPLEHLVYKVNKDKAEKVYQFVFPADRTISRSYYSSNNVSVIDSIRKTLSQDQNIIMEVSNIFQKPPYLFFKINTSVYITQAGSESKNQYNFAYNLSTGQLISMERLTPDAANFYLPFLGQSARVNGLDYYSNHFYSSVSALKLFAEKEKNKDKSPQYPAVLEQFFQTQNRKSNPVIVKMKMKG is encoded by the coding sequence ATGAATATCAGTAAATGTCGTTTAATTGCTTTGTTAGCACTAGTGCTATCCTTTTCCAAGACAGTATTCTCGCAGGAGGTTACCAAAATCAGAATTGATCCGGCATCGGCCTACGGCGGTAATGTCAATGACTTTTTTGAAAAAATTGAGTATATCCCACTGGAAACCAATAAAGAAAGTCTGTTTGGCGATATATCACGGCTGATCATTACAGACAAAAGCTATATTGTATATGACTGGGATACAAAAAGCATTTTATTCTTCGCTACTGACGGTAAGTTTATCTCCCGATTTAAGGAGTCCGAAAATACACAATTAGATATTTTCCTTGATAAGCAAAAAGAGGTAGTAAATTTATTGATATATAATACCGTTACCGAAAAGACAACACTAAAATTGTTTACCACTGATGGCAAAGCCATTCCGGCATCCTCAAAAAAAGCAGTGGATAACAATGGTGAAGATTTTGTTCCCCTAGGCAATAATTATTACGCCAGCTTTACCAATATTCATCTTGGTCATGGCGTGGTACCCAAAGACAGTATTTATCATCGCATAAATATTTTTAAGGGAGATAATCTTTACAAATCATTGCTGCCTATTAACCAAAAAGACAATCTGGGTATCTGCATGCTGAAAGGCTACTTTAAAAAACTGCGAATAGTACAGGATGGCAGTTTTTTTATCGCATTACCGTTGGAACACCTGGTGTATAAAGTAAATAAAGATAAAGCTGAAAAGGTTTACCAGTTTGTTTTTCCGGCAGACAGAACTATTTCCAGATCATACTATAGCTCTAATAATGTCAGTGTAATTGATAGCATTAGAAAAACGTTGAGCCAGGACCAGAATATTATTATGGAAGTCAGCAATATTTTCCAGAAACCGCCCTATTTATTCTTCAAGATTAATACCAGTGTATACATTACTCAGGCAGGTTCTGAGAGTAAAAATCAATACAACTTTGCATATAATTTATCCACCGGGCAACTAATTTCAATGGAAAGACTGACGCCGGATGCGGCAAACTTTTACCTACCCTTTTTGGGACAGAGTGCACGTGTTAATGGCCTTGACTATTATTCCAATCATTTCTATTCTTCAGTTTCCGCACTAAAATTGTTCGCAGAAAAAGAAAAGAACAAAGACAAAAGTCCACAATATCCGGCAGTACTGGAACAGTTCTTTCAAACCCAAAACAGGAAGAGTAACCCAGTGATTGTAAAAATGAAAATGAAAGGATAA
- a CDS encoding MauE/DoxX family redox-associated membrane protein codes for MKKILKEAIVALLACALAFMAILHIKHKDAIATKIGMSHFFSVATVGWLAIALPVLNILAMLFLIFKRNKWSFIGSAGIILFYLLYNLALYIYTDSDCGCASIIQNVAITTQLIGFGFLFTCCIFLIIFNRAQTSTAV; via the coding sequence ATGAAAAAAATTCTGAAGGAGGCAATAGTTGCCCTGCTGGCATGTGCGCTGGCATTTATGGCAATACTACATATCAAACACAAAGATGCGATTGCTACTAAAATTGGCATGAGCCATTTCTTTTCTGTGGCCACAGTAGGATGGCTGGCAATTGCATTACCGGTGTTAAACATACTGGCAATGCTGTTCCTGATATTCAAACGAAACAAATGGTCTTTCATTGGTTCTGCCGGCATAATACTGTTTTACCTGCTTTATAACCTGGCATTATACATATATACAGACAGTGACTGTGGCTGCGCAAGTATTATTCAGAATGTAGCCATTACCACGCAGCTTATAGGATTTGGATTTCTATTTACCTGTTGTATATTCCTGATTATATTTAATCGCGCTCAGACATCAACAGCTGTGTGA